ATCAGTCCGCCATCGGGAAGGGGAGCAATCGAGGCAGCATGAACATAGTCGTCCACGCTTGAGGATGCAAAGCGGGTCTGAAAGAACGGTTCCGCATCGGATTGAAGAGAGAAGGAGGCGGTTTCGGGGACTGCGAATTCCGGAAGAGGACGCTGCTCGGTCTGCAGCCAGACGCAACCATGCACGGCAACGATCAGCAGCAGAAGAAGAATGGAGAGACTTCTCCGTCGGACAACCGATTGTCTGACAAAATTCATTGCACACCCTCAGACAGTGGTGTTCGAGGTTTTTTTCAGTTTAAGGAAATTTTTACATGGAAAAATAATCTGGTGGAGAATATATCAGAACATATCTGAAAAATCTATGGAAAACTTAGTCTACTGGAAGGATTAAGTCATCCTTGTTAAGGGATTTTTCAAAGGTTTTTCAAAGAAAATCGGTCAATCGCCCTTCCGCTTCACCTTGACGAGCTCCATCTCCGTTTCGACATTTCCTTTGCGCAGCTGCACGGCTCTTGCGGGGATGTATCCGAGAGCCGGGGCGTGCCAGATTCGAGAGAGGCGGCTCGACCCCGGGCGAGTGCTTTCGTATATCACGGTTTCGAATTCTCCCATCTTGGTCGCGATCCGCTCCGTCCCCGCCCGGGTGTAACTGTAGCGCTTGATCTTGTCCTCGTCGATCATGGGAATAGTGCCGGGCTCCTCGGTACGGAGCAGGGCGGTCATGACTTCGATCTGTATAGACAGGCGATCCTGCAGGCCCGGTTCGGTGGGGAGTTCGACACGCGTCCCCTCCACCTCTCCGGTGACCAGCTCCTTATCCCAGGTGAATTCGAGGACTCCGTCGTCCTCATGCCCCGACTTGCCGTCTTCCATGAACCAGTACAGCGGCTGGACACCATTGCCGTCGATCTGCATCACACTGCGCTCGACCGCCTGGCTGCTCACCACGAGGCGTGCCAGCAGGCTGGGTTCCGCATGGGATTCGTAGACGTACATCCCGGGCTCCCCCGATTTCAGCTCGAAATGCAGAAGACCCGCATGGAGCCCCCGATAGCTGACGGAGTAAACAGCGGTATAGGGCTCCGGGTTAGCGGCCTCGGGGGCCTCGGCCCCGACCCTAGTCGGAATAAGGGCGGCTGTCAGGATAATCGCAAGCAGGAACACATCTTTTCTCCTTTAGGCGAGAGTCCGAAAGATGAGCCTCAAAATCCGTCGGGCGAGGCATTCTGGATGTTCTCGGCATGAGATTCGCCGATAATCAGAAACGATCGGGCTACTCTGATAGCTTATAATAGACAATCTGCTTTATTCAATTGTAGCAGGGGCTGATCGGGAAGCCCCGGCGGCCAAAAAAAACTTGATTTCTCCTTGATTACCGTGGCATTTTGGGTGCCGCTGAGCGGCTTTACCTCCGTCGCCGACGAACGGGACAGTTGCTTGAGAAGAATCGACGAGGCTTCGCTTTACCTCTCCATCAATCAGCGAAGCGGCTCCGGCCGCTTTCATACTTTATAGCGGAGCAGCAATGCAGATCGCCCTCTTTATCCTTGCCGCTTACCTCGTCGGCGCCATCCCTACCGGGGTTCTTCTCACCCGGCTTGCTGGGATCGGCGATGTGCGCCAGGCCGGCAGCGGCAATATCGGAGCCACCAACGTATACCGGGTGGCCGGCCGCCGCCTGGGGCTTCTCACCCTCATCGGCGACGCTCTCAAGGGAATGCTGCCGGTGCTCGTGGCGGCGAGTGTCCTGCACATGTCCGAAGCTCAGGCGGCCATGACCGCCACCGCGGCCTTTCTCGGCCACTGTTACCCTGTATATCTCGGCTTCAAGGGGGGCAAGGGGGTGGCCACCGCTCTCGGCATCTATCTGGTCCTGTCGCCCCTGGCGGTTCTGGGAGCTCTGCTGATTTTCGCCGCCCTTCTCTGGAAATGGCGATTCGTCTCCCTGGGCTCCGTCATCGCCGCCGCGGCTACCCCGATACTGGTCCTGCTGGTGGAGAAATCGATGCCTCTTTTTCTTGCCACCCTCTTCATCAGCGCCATGGTGGTGCTTCGCCACCGGGTCAATATCGAACGCCTCCTAAACGGCACAGAAAGCCGTTTCAAGGTTTAAGAAGGCAGGCGCCTTTCCTTGACACTCTTTCCCCTCCTCCATTAAAATAAGGCATCAATTCATCACGCGCGTCGATGTTATCCGCGTGCCGGTGTCGAATTTTGAGTTCCCTGGCACTCTCCGTCAACAACCCGATACCGGACGGATCCTTTCTATGACCCGACGTTCCAAACTCATCCTTACCGCCCTCCTCCTTCTGGTCGCACTGGCGGCGGGAGCCGGCCTGCGTTTCGCCTGGTTTCTCCGTCATCCGGTGGAGCCTTCCGCTCCCCGGCTGATCGTCATCCACCCTGGTACTTCCTTTGCCGGGGTGGCCTCGCGCCTGGAAACTGAAGGGGTGATAACCGGCGCCTTCGAGTTCAAGGTGCTGAGCCGCCTGCGGGGTAACGCCCACAGCATAAAGGCCGGAGAGTACGAATTCCGGGAGCCTGCCGCACCGGGCAAGGTCCTCGACCGCTTGATCGCCGGCGACGTGCGCCGCCTTAAATTCACCGTCCCCGAGGGATTGAACCTCGCGGAAATCGCCGCGAAGCTCGAAGCCGAGGGACACGGCGAAAAAACCGTCTTTCTGGCCCTCGCCCGGGACCCCGCCTTCATCTCCACCCTCGGTCTCGATGCCCCTACTCTGGAGGGTTACCTCTTCCCCGAAACCTATACCCTGGAAAGCGGCACGTCGGAAGAGCGGCTGATCAAGGCCATGGTCGAGCAGTTCCGCACCCGCCTCGCCCCCGAGTTGACGGCCGCCGCCGCCGAGCGCGGCCTCGATCTCTATCAGTTGGTGACGCTGGCCTCGATCATTCAGAAGGAAGCGGGCAATGAGGAGGAGATGCCGCTGATCTCGGCCGTTTTCCATAATCGCCTGCGGCTGCGCATGCCCCTGCAAGCGGACCCCACGGTCATCTACGGCATCGCCGACTTCGACGGCAATCTCACCCGCAAACACCTGAGCACTCCGACACCTTACAACACCTACCGCATGCGTGGCCTCCCCTCCGGCCCTATCGCCAGTCCCGGCGAGGAGGCCCTGCGGGCGGCGGCGATGCCGGCAACGGTCGATTATCTCTACTTCGTCTCCCAAGGGGACGGCACGCACGTCTTTTCCCAAACGCTCAAGGAACACAACAACATGGTGCGGCGCTACCAGTTGCGAAGGTGAGGCAGCTGTAAGCTTTAAGCCATAAGCTATAAGTTTCAAGCCTTTAGCTTACAGCTTACAGCTTACAGCTTGCAGCTTGCAGCTTACAGCTTACAGCTTGCAGCTTGCAGCTTACAGCTTACAGCTTGCAGCTTGCAGCTTACAGCTTGCAGCTTACAGCTTGCAGCTTGCAGCTTACAGCTTGCAGCTTACAGCTGCGCCCGCACTTTTACCGGCGCGAAGCCGCCGCCGGCGGTGCGCAGATTAGTGACCTGGCCGTGATAGAGGCGGGCCGCCACCCCAAGGACATGGGTGCGGTAGACATAGAGGCGCAGGTCGGTTTTCATCGGCTCATCTCCTTCGACATCGGTCATCGAGGGGGGAACATGCCGCTGAACCAGCGTCTCTCCGGGGGGCAGCTCGTCGAAACGGGTCCGCGAGATCTTGCGGCCGAGGAGCACACCCCGGCTGCCGAAGCGGGAGACCGGCTTGAACACCCAATCCTTGCGCTGACGCCAGATATCTTCGGCATCCGTATCGCAGAGCAGGCGACTCTCCGGCACGATCCCGGCAAGAACCTCGATCTCGCCGGCATCAAGGCCAAAAGAAGCCAATGCTTCCGGGTCGGACCAGAGAGCCAGGCGGCGCTTGTCGGCCAGCAATCCGTAGGTGAAGGGATTGGGAGTGAGGCAGACGTTTCCGGCAAGGTAGGCGGCACGGATTCCGGACATCTCCGATCCATCGAGATAGAAATCGCAGTGCCGATTGTAGATAAGATCAATCCTCTCGCCGCCGGCAGCTACTCCTCCGGCATCGGCGGCCAGCCCGCCGGGATCGACAATGGTCGCCCTGATTCCGGACTTCTCGAAGAGTTCGACGAAGGCGACCATCTCCTGATAGAGGTACTGCTTTTCAGGCTCCTCGTCGAGAATGGCGATGGTTTCCGGCATCTTCACCGACCCTCGGCTGAGCCCCTGCATTTCCTCGGAGAAAGAGGTCAGGACCTTTTCGACGAGCCGTTCGGGGAGGCGGGAGCGGGCCGCGGCAGAGTCGGGGAAATGGGACAGATAGGCGAGAAGGACGCCGCCGGCATTGGTGTTGACCTCGATCAGCCGGGGCCCCTGCGGGGTCAGGTGAAAGTCGTAGCCCATCATCACCGCATCGTGACCGGGGTTGAAGCGGGCCGCCTCTGGAACCTGGGGCAGGATTCGCTGCCGGTAGGCTTCGAGGCGGCTGAGGCGGTAGAGGGTTCGCACCACCCGGATCATCCGTGTGAGATCCCTGCGACTCAGAGTGACGGTGGCGCTGCTGATGGCTTCCCGGTAGAAGGGCATGAAAACTCCGATATAAAGAACTGCATAATCATGCCATATTTCATCCCCGTTTGAAACCCCGAAGGTCGGACCCCGCCCCTTTCCAGAGGCTGGAGGTGCCGGAGAAAAGACTTTTACCACAGAGCACATAAAGAGAACAAAAAGATTCAAGGTTTTCTCTGTTCTCTCCGTGACTCTAGAGAGTGAAGCGAACGGGTGGTTAATAGACTTAGAGTTTGAAGGATACCTCCATGTGCCTGATCCTTTTCGCCTGGCGGCAACATCCCGACTATCCCCTGATCCTGGCTGCCAACCGGGACGAGTTTTACGACCGCCCCACCGCCCCCGCCGCCTTCTGGCCAGACGCGCCGCAGATCTTCGCCGGGCGGGACATGGTCGGGCAGGGAACCTGGCTGGGGCTGTCCCGAAGCGGCCGGCTGGCCGCCCTCTCCAACTTTCGCGACCCTTCGGAAAGGGTGAAGGAGGTGCGCTCCCGCGGGCTGCTGATCTCCGATTTCCTGCGGGAGACCGGACCTGTCCGGGACGGCCTGAACAAGATTGCTCGGCAGCGAAGCAGTTACCGCAGCTTCAACCTGCTCGCCGGAACCCCCCTCGAGCTCTTCTTTTATTCGAGCCGCGAAAACCTCATCCGCAGCTTGCCTCCGGGAATTTACGGCCTGAGCAATCATCTCCTGGACACCCCTTGGCCGAAGCTTGTCCGGGGCAGGGAAGCTCTGGCAAAGCTGCTGGGGAAAGGCGGCAAGCCGCCAGTTTCAGATCTTTTCGCCCTTCTTGCCGATACCCGCCGCGCTCCCGACCATCTCCTCCCCGATACCGGAGTCGGCCTCGAATGGGAGCGCACTCTTTCATCCCTCTTCATCGTCAGCCCCCGCTACGGGACCCGCTCTTCGACGGTTCTGCTCATAGACCGAAACGCCTCGGCAATATTCGCCGAGCGGACCTTCCAGGGGTCACCCGAGCACTGGCGCGAGGTTCGCCACGAACTTTCCCTGAAGAGCTGACCGGATCTTCCCAATACGCTGCCCTTGTCCGATGAGACCTCTTCAAGGATCCCAGGACAGGAGCTTCCAGCTTCTATCAACTGGACATTCTCGAGCATTTTCTGTATTTTGACTGATAAAATCATTTTTTACCGGGAGCCCGGCTTCGAACTGAAACAAGGTCAGAAACTGACTCGTTTCCACTGGCAATCCCCGGACATCGGAGGAACGGTTGAACCCAACGACCAAGGAAATCCACATTCCCGAGGAGCTCCCTCTTCTGCCGGTACGGGACGTGGTCATTTTTCCCTATATGATCCTCCCCCTTTTCGTGGGACGCGAAAAATCGATCGCCGCCGTGGATGCCGCCCTGGCCCGCGACCGCCTGATTTTCCTGACCACCCAGAAGGAATTGGCGGAGGAAGAGCCGGGCCCAGAGGATATTTACACGGTGGGGACGGTGGCGATGATCATGCGCATGTTCAAGCTCCCCGACGGCAGGGTGAAAATTCTCGTCCAGGGACTCGCCAAAGGCCGGCTGACTCAGTTGACCTCCCAGTCCCCGTTTTTGACGGCGCAGGTGGAGCGGATTGTCGAACATCGGGGCGGAGAGCTGTCGCTGGAGACCGAGGCCCTCATGCGCACGGTGAGGGAGCAGTTGTCGCAGCTCGCGGAAATGGACAGGGCTCTCTCCCCGGAAGCCCTGGTGATCGTGGAAAATGTCGAGGACCCCGGCAGCCTGGCCGATCTGGTCGCCAGCAACATCGGGCTGAGGGTCGGCGAGTCCCAGGGACTGATCGAAATTTCCGATCCGCTGGAGCGACTGCACCGGGTCAAGGATATCCTGGCCAAGGAACTGGAACTGGCGGTGGTGCAGGACCGCATTCAGAGCCAGGCCAAAGAGGAGATGGGAAAATCGCAGCGCGAGTATTTTCTGCGCGAACAGCTCAGGGCCATTCAGGCCGAACTCGGGGAATCCGACGCCCGGGCCGAAGATGTGGCGGAACTGCGGCAGAAACTGGATGCCGCCAAGCTTCCGGAAGAAGCGAAAGGCGAGGCGGAGAAACAGCTGCGGCGGCTGGAAACCATGCATCCGGAGGCTGCCGAATACTCCATGCTCCGCACCTACATGGACTGGCTTGTGGATCTGCCCTGGAGCCGCTCCACCCGGGACAATCTCGATATCGGGAAGGCGCGCAAGGTCCTTGACGAGGATCATTACAACCTGGAAAAGGTCAAGGAGCGCATCCTCGAGTTTCTGGCGGTGCGCAAGCTCAAGAAAGAGATGAAAGGGCCCATCCTCTGTTTCGTCGGCCCGCCGGGCGTGGGCAAGACCAGCCTGGGGAAATCCGTCGCCCGGGCCCTGGGACGTAAATTCGTCCGCATCTCGCTGGGCGGCGTGCGGGACGAGGCGGAGATTCGCGGCCACCGGCGCACCTATGTCGGGGCTCTTCCGGGACGGATCATCCAGGGCCTCAAACAGGCCGGCACCAACAATCCGGTCTTCATGCTTGACGAACTCGACAAGGTGGGAGCCGATTTCCGCGGCGACCCATCGGCCGCCCTTCTGGAGCTTCTCGACCCCGAGCAGAACCATGCCTTTTCGGACCACTACATCAGCCTTCCCTTCGATCTCTCCAAGGTCCTGTTCATTGCCACCGCCAATATCATGGACCCGGTCCCTTCGGCCCTGAAGGACCGGCTGGAGGTGATCAGGCTGGCCGGTTACACCAGCGAGGAAAAGCTCTCCATCGCCAAAAGATATCTGATTCCCCGCCAGCTCGACGCCAATGGCCTGAAAACGGCGGATGTGCGTTTTTCGGAAAATGCCGTCATGAAGCTTATTACCGAATACACGGCCGAGGCGGGGCTGCGCAACCTCGAAAGGGAGCTGGGGAGCATCTGCCGCAAGGTGGCGCGTCGCTTTGCCGAGGGGAAGAGGCATTCGGTTCTGGTCACGGAATCGACGGTCGCCAGCTTTCTCGGCGCGGCTCGCTATCTTCCCGAAGAGGAACGGCGGGAAAACGAGATCGGAGTGGCGACCGGCCTGGCATGGACCGAAGTGGGAGGAGAGATCCTCTACGTGGAAGTCAACACCATGAAGGGAAAGGGGTCGCTGACCCTGACAGGTCAGCTCGGAGACGTCATGAAGGAGAGCGCCCAGGCCGCCCTCTCCTATGCCCGGGCGCACGCCACGGAACTGGGGATCGATCCCAACCTGTTCGAGGAGCGTGACGTGCATGTTCACGTTCCCGCCGGGGCCATTCCCAAGGACGGGCCGAGCGCCGGAGTCACCATGGCCACCGCTCTCATCTCGGCCCTCTCGGGACGCCGGGTGAGCAAAGACGTGGCCATGACCGGCGAAATCACCCTGCGCGGCAAGGTGCTGCCCATCGGCGGACTCAAGGAAAAAGCCCTGGCGGCGGTGCGGGCACATATCGAAACGATCGTCATCCCCCGCCGCAATGAGAAGGACCTGGAAGAGATCCCCAAGGCTCTGCGCAAAAAGGTCCGTTTCATCCTGGCCCGCACCATGGACGAGGTTCTTCAGGTGGCCCTGGAAGAGAAGACATGAGGCTTTCTCAGCTGGGGGAATTCGGATTTATCGAGCGCATCCGGCAGGCGGTTTCTCCCGCCGAGGGGATCGTGCTGGGCATCGGCGACGACTGCGCCGCCACGACCCTGGCTTCCGGAGAACTTCAGCTCACCACCACCGATCTGCTGATCGAGGATATCCATTTTCGCCGTCCGTGGAGCGACATGAAACTTCTGGGGCGCAAAAGCGTGGCGGTGAACGTCAGCGACATCGCCGCCATGGGAGGCGCGCCCAGACATCTCTATCTTGCCCTGGGGATCCCGGAGGAGATGACGGTGGAGGAGCTGGATAACTTCATGGCCGGCTTTCTGGAGGCGGCCGGAGAATACGGCGCCGCCTTGGCCGGAGGGGATACCTGCCGCTCTCCCGGGCCGCTCATCATCTCGGTCACCGCGGAAGGGGCCGTTCCCGAAAGGGAGCTCGTCCGCCGGGCGGGAGCGCGGGAGGGGGATGTCATTTACGTTTCGGGAACCCTGGGCGACAGCGCCCTGGCTCTTCACCTCCTTTCGGCCGGAGAAACACCGGATTCCTTCCTTTGCAGGCGCCATCATGATCCCGCCGCGCGTACGCAACTGGGACGGGCTCTGGCGTCTTCCGGAATTCCTTCGTCCATGATCGATCTTTCCGACGGCCTGGTCGCCGACCTCGGCCACATCCTGTCGGCATCGGAGGCCGGCGCACGGGTCGAAGAAGAAGCGCTCCCCCTGTCGGATTCTTTCCGCCGGGCCCTGGAGAAGGACTCCGAATTGATCACACTGGCACTGAGCGGAGGGGAGGATTACGAGCTGCTCTTTACTGTCCCGTCCGGACGGGAAACAGCCCTGGCTTCCCTCGGCCAATCCTTATCGCTTCCCCTCACCCGGGTGGGAACGGTGACGGCGGCAGCCGAAGGGCTGCTTGTCATGGACAGGCGCGGCCGGCCTTATCGCCCCGGCAAAACGGGGTTCAATCATTTCTCACCGGGTGTTTGAAGGCAAAATGACAGCTCTGGTGATAGCGGGGACGGGCGGGTGAACGGGAGAATCCCAGGCAAGGAGCGTTCGTTTCCTTTTGTCGGAAGCGAATTTCCGGAGGAGGATTTCTGCGCCATGCGAGACCTTCTGCTGGAAAAGCGCGGTTTCGATCTGGCCATGTACAAGGATCACTGCGTCAAGCGGCGAATCGCCACCCGGGTGCGTGCCCTCGGCTTCAAATCCGCCGGTCCCTACCTCGACATACTGCGTCGAAACGAGACCGAACTGGACGCGCTCCTGGCGGCCATCTCCATCCACGTCTCCCAGTTTTTCCGCAATCCGACCACTTTTGCCACCCTTGAAGAAAGAATACTGCCGGAGCTGATCCGCAGTGCGGCCGAGTCCGGCCGCAGGGAGCTGAGACTCTGGAGCGTCGGCTGCGCCGGCGGCGAAGAACCCTATTCTCTTGCCCTCCTGCTCGACGAATTGGCCCCGCGGCACTTGCGGGTCTCGATTCTTGCGACGGATGTCAGCCCGCCGGTTCTGGAGCAGGCCCGAGAGGGACTTTTCGATCCTGTACGCCTCACCGAAGTGCCCGAAGCCGTACGGGCTCGCTACTTCACGGCGGAAGGGCGGAATTACCGCCTTGCTGAACATATTTGCAAAATGGTACAGTTTCAGCGCCATGACATTTTGACATCCAAGGAATACCCGGCCGCGGATCTCATCCTGTGCCGCAATGTGTTGATCTACTTCTCCCGCGAGAAGCAGGAATACATCCTGACCCGTTTTGCCGCAGCCCTTCCCGCCGGTGGATTTCTGGTCCTCGGCCGGGCCGAAACGCTGCTGGGCGAAGCCCGGCAGTTCTTTCAGCCCGAATGTTCCATAGA
The genomic region above belongs to Desulfuromonas sp. TF and contains:
- a CDS encoding DUF3108 domain-containing protein encodes the protein MFLLAIILTAALIPTRVGAEAPEAANPEPYTAVYSVSYRGLHAGLLHFELKSGEPGMYVYESHAEPSLLARLVVSSQAVERSVMQIDGNGVQPLYWFMEDGKSGHEDDGVLEFTWDKELVTGEVEGTRVELPTEPGLQDRLSIQIEVMTALLRTEEPGTIPMIDEDKIKRYSYTRAGTERIATKMGEFETVIYESTRPGSSRLSRIWHAPALGYIPARAVQLRKGNVETEMELVKVKRKGD
- the plsY gene encoding glycerol-3-phosphate 1-O-acyltransferase PlsY codes for the protein MQIALFILAAYLVGAIPTGVLLTRLAGIGDVRQAGSGNIGATNVYRVAGRRLGLLTLIGDALKGMLPVLVAASVLHMSEAQAAMTATAAFLGHCYPVYLGFKGGKGVATALGIYLVLSPLAVLGALLIFAALLWKWRFVSLGSVIAAAATPILVLLVEKSMPLFLATLFISAMVVLRHRVNIERLLNGTESRFKV
- the mltG gene encoding endolytic transglycosylase MltG translates to MTRRSKLILTALLLLVALAAGAGLRFAWFLRHPVEPSAPRLIVIHPGTSFAGVASRLETEGVITGAFEFKVLSRLRGNAHSIKAGEYEFREPAAPGKVLDRLIAGDVRRLKFTVPEGLNLAEIAAKLEAEGHGEKTVFLALARDPAFISTLGLDAPTLEGYLFPETYTLESGTSEERLIKAMVEQFRTRLAPELTAAAAERGLDLYQLVTLASIIQKEAGNEEEMPLISAVFHNRLRLRMPLQADPTVIYGIADFDGNLTRKHLSTPTPYNTYRMRGLPSGPIASPGEEALRAAAMPATVDYLYFVSQGDGTHVFSQTLKEHNNMVRRYQLRR
- a CDS encoding NRDE family protein, whose amino-acid sequence is MCLILFAWRQHPDYPLILAANRDEFYDRPTAPAAFWPDAPQIFAGRDMVGQGTWLGLSRSGRLAALSNFRDPSERVKEVRSRGLLISDFLRETGPVRDGLNKIARQRSSYRSFNLLAGTPLELFFYSSRENLIRSLPPGIYGLSNHLLDTPWPKLVRGREALAKLLGKGGKPPVSDLFALLADTRRAPDHLLPDTGVGLEWERTLSSLFIVSPRYGTRSSTVLLIDRNASAIFAERTFQGSPEHWREVRHELSLKS
- the lon gene encoding endopeptidase La, which translates into the protein MNPTTKEIHIPEELPLLPVRDVVIFPYMILPLFVGREKSIAAVDAALARDRLIFLTTQKELAEEEPGPEDIYTVGTVAMIMRMFKLPDGRVKILVQGLAKGRLTQLTSQSPFLTAQVERIVEHRGGELSLETEALMRTVREQLSQLAEMDRALSPEALVIVENVEDPGSLADLVASNIGLRVGESQGLIEISDPLERLHRVKDILAKELELAVVQDRIQSQAKEEMGKSQREYFLREQLRAIQAELGESDARAEDVAELRQKLDAAKLPEEAKGEAEKQLRRLETMHPEAAEYSMLRTYMDWLVDLPWSRSTRDNLDIGKARKVLDEDHYNLEKVKERILEFLAVRKLKKEMKGPILCFVGPPGVGKTSLGKSVARALGRKFVRISLGGVRDEAEIRGHRRTYVGALPGRIIQGLKQAGTNNPVFMLDELDKVGADFRGDPSAALLELLDPEQNHAFSDHYISLPFDLSKVLFIATANIMDPVPSALKDRLEVIRLAGYTSEEKLSIAKRYLIPRQLDANGLKTADVRFSENAVMKLITEYTAEAGLRNLERELGSICRKVARRFAEGKRHSVLVTESTVASFLGAARYLPEEERRENEIGVATGLAWTEVGGEILYVEVNTMKGKGSLTLTGQLGDVMKESAQAALSYARAHATELGIDPNLFEERDVHVHVPAGAIPKDGPSAGVTMATALISALSGRRVSKDVAMTGEITLRGKVLPIGGLKEKALAAVRAHIETIVIPRRNEKDLEEIPKALRKKVRFILARTMDEVLQVALEEKT
- the thiL gene encoding thiamine-phosphate kinase, which translates into the protein MRLSQLGEFGFIERIRQAVSPAEGIVLGIGDDCAATTLASGELQLTTTDLLIEDIHFRRPWSDMKLLGRKSVAVNVSDIAAMGGAPRHLYLALGIPEEMTVEELDNFMAGFLEAAGEYGAALAGGDTCRSPGPLIISVTAEGAVPERELVRRAGAREGDVIYVSGTLGDSALALHLLSAGETPDSFLCRRHHDPAARTQLGRALASSGIPSSMIDLSDGLVADLGHILSASEAGARVEEEALPLSDSFRRALEKDSELITLALSGGEDYELLFTVPSGRETALASLGQSLSLPLTRVGTVTAAAEGLLVMDRRGRPYRPGKTGFNHFSPGV
- a CDS encoding protein-glutamate O-methyltransferase CheR, producing the protein MNGRIPGKERSFPFVGSEFPEEDFCAMRDLLLEKRGFDLAMYKDHCVKRRIATRVRALGFKSAGPYLDILRRNETELDALLAAISIHVSQFFRNPTTFATLEERILPELIRSAAESGRRELRLWSVGCAGGEEPYSLALLLDELAPRHLRVSILATDVSPPVLEQAREGLFDPVRLTEVPEAVRARYFTAEGRNYRLAEHICKMVQFQRHDILTSKEYPAADLILCRNVLIYFSREKQEYILTRFAAALPAGGFLVLGRAETLLGEARQFFQPECSIERIYRRKQGSSKQLLGKDQY